Genomic DNA from Aphanothece sacrum FPU1:
CAACGTTGGAGAGGAACACAATCAATGTCTAATTGATCTAAAGTACGAGCTACTACAAAATCCACTAAATCCTCAATAGTTTGGGGATTATGATACCAAGCAGGTATTGCTGGAACAATTCTAACTCCTGCTTCGGCCAGAGTCGTTAAATTACGCAAATGAATGACACTCAAAGGGGTTTCACGGGGAACAATAATCAAAGGGCGGCCTTCCTTAATTTGTACATCAGCGGCCCGTTCTAATAAATCAGAACTCAGTCCGGTGGCCAGTTTCGCCACCGTACTCATACTACAAGGCAAAATAACCATTCCCAAAGTACGAAAAGACCCACTTGCGATCGCGGCCCCCACATCTCCCCAACGATGACAAGATAATTTCCCCTGGTGAGGAACACCTGCCTGTTCGCGCCAAAATGCTGCTTGTACGTCAGGTTCTGGGGGCATCCGAACCCCTTGTTCTGCTTGCCAAACCATATAAGTCCCTTTTGAGGCCACTACTTCAATAGTATAGTCAGCTTCCAGGAGAAACTTTAAGGCCCGAACGGCATAAATCAGCCCTGATGCGCCGCTAATACCCAAAATCAAAGGTTTTTTCATTAAATAAGTCCTTCAAATTCTAAATCTTCAATCATTTGTAGTCCTCTAGCATCTCCTACCCGTAACAGAGCATTTTTAGCATCTTCTTTGACCCCCAAATCTTCATCTTCGACTAACGCTTCAAGTAAAGCATCGATCGCCGTCGCATAGACTACATTAGAAGGTAACTCCCGACACAGTTGTCCAATGGCCCAAGCACAGTTACTACGAACAGCGGCCACGGAATCTCGTCTTAACCCTTCAATCAGGGGAGGAATCGTAGCAATAACATCCTCATATTCTAGTTTAGCGATTTGAGCCAAACTACTGGCGGCCCAAAGACGTACCGCAGAAATATCCGTTTTTAGAGCGTGGATTAACGGAGAGAGGGTTCGGCGATCGCAGCCATTCCCTAAAGCCCAAACAATGCCTTTACGGACATATCCATTCCAATCAGTTTGTAATAAGTCAATTAAAGCTTCTACCGCTTCAGAACTTGTATTTCTGCCCAAAGCATAAGCCGAACTCACCCGCACTAAGGGACAAGCATCCTTTAATAATTGAATCAGAGCAGGTATAGCTCGTTCGTCTTGGAGTTCACAAAATGCCCTTGCGGCTAACATCCGTTGTGATGGTGAATCATCAGTCAATAAGGGCAACATGACCTCTGGATCAGGAACAGGGACATCAGAATCTATGGACTCTAGGTGATCCAACGGATCATCAAATTGTTCTCCACTATCGATTGTGCTTAGGTCGTCGTCGCTCTGCATAGTCATTAAAGTAGCCTATTCTAAACTATTTAAGCAGTTTTTTGGATTCTTGTCTCAGACTTAAGGTTGAATCAAATTTTTATTTGATCTAACTAATTCAACTGATCCCAATAAATTTATTGATCTAACAACCATAAAAAATATTAAACTAGAATCTTTGATTACAGAGACAAACAATAAACATTATGCCCAAATTGAAAAAACTTGGTGAAAATATTCTATTAGGATTAGGAGGGGTTATTTTTGCTTTAGCAGTAGGAGAAATTACCTTAAGAGTTATGGATATTTCCTATCCTAGTTTTTATCAAGTTGATGAATATCGAGGTCATGCTCTTATTCCTGGTATTTCTGGTTTATGGACTCATGAAGGAAACGGATTCGTAAGCGTTAATCAAGACGGTTTAAGAGATCAAGAACACACTAAAGAAAAACCTCCGAATACCTTCAGAATTGCTATTTTAGGAGATTCTTTTGCGGAGGCAATTCAAGTTAATGCAGAACAAACATTTTGGTCAATTCTTAAAAAGGAACTTCCTAATTGTCAAGTTATTAATGGACGAAAGGTTGAGGTCATTAATTTTGGAGTTGGTGATTATGGAACGGCTCAAGAATTAATGACTTTAAGACATAAAGTTAAGGCTTATTCTCCTGATTTAGTCATTTTAGCTATTTTTACAGGCAATGATATTATTAATAATTCAAAAACTTTAAGTCCACCAGATAGATTTAGTCCGTTTTTAATCAAAAAAGATAATAAATTTGTCATGGATCTATCCTTTAAAGATACAGATACCTATAAATGGCGTAATAGTTTACCTCGGAAAATTATTTTTTCTATTGTTAATAATTCTCGTTTACTTCAAGTCATTAACGAAGCTAGAATTGCCTTAAAAAATAATAACATCACAAAACAGCAAAATAGTCAAGCAGAAAATATAGTTAATTCTCTAGATTTTACTCCAGAATTATATAAGAACCCTGTTGATAAAAATTGGGCAGAAGCTTGGGAAACAACTGAAGAATTAGTGAAAATGATAGGTCAAGAAACTCAACAAAGTGGGGCAATATTTTTAGGATTTACATTAAGTAATCCGGCTCAAGTTTATCCCGATAAAACAATAAGAGATCAATATTTAACTAAAGCAGGGATAAAAGATGAATTTTACCCCGACAAACGACTGAAACAATTAGGAGAAAAAGAAGAATTAAAAATAATTAATTTAGCACCAATTATTCAAGGATATGCTGATCAAAATAAAAGCTTTTTACATGGGTTTGATAATACGGTTTTAGGTAGTGGTCATTGGAATGAATTAGGTCATGAAGTGGCAGGTCAAATAATGAGTGATCAAGTTTGTGAAATGTTAGAAGAATGATAAATAGGGTCAAGGGCCGTCATAAATGTCAACTTAAAGTTTAAAAATAAGGCCCCCAGGGAATCTATTACAAACATTCGTTTATTTATCAAAATAATTGGGTCTAAAACCTCGCTTTTTAAGGCGAAACGTTTTTGTAACGGGGATTTTTACCCCGTTACAAAAACAATTTCCGATGCACTCGCGCTCCCCGGAACTTCTGACTTCTTAAGACCACCTAACCTGCATTATTCATGAACAAAAAAACAAAATAAATCAGAAATGAGCATCAAGAGAGATTTTCAGTCAAATGAATTTCAATTAAGTTATTTACTGTGCCTCTTTTGTCTCTAAAATAGTTGATAAAGGAGGTGATAAAATGACAATATGAGGAACAGGACGTGGAGTATATTCTACTACTGACTTGCCTTCAAATGCTAGAGATGTACTCGCACCAGAATCTAACATTATTGCATCCCGAAATCCTAACTTTTGCAAAATTTTTCCTAATTTAATAGAATCAACCATATCTTTAGTAACACCAATCATCGGTTGTCCTGACTGATGAATTCCCCAAAAAGCCCGATGTCTGGCTACATCAAAATCAAATAAATTACCAAAGTTTTCTGCGGGTTGTGCTTGAGAATTTTTGACTAACCAAGCTGCCCCTACAAATAAATCTTTAATTAATTCTCCATCATAAGATTCTGCTTGAATACCTTCTAAAGTATTATGAATATTAGCATCAAATGGAATAAATTTAACCCATTTATCTGTTATTAATACTAAAGGTCGTCCATTTAATCTTGGATTTTCACTTGCATTCCCAGGAACAAATTCTTTCCCTTGACTCATAACGGGTCCAATCATTACATTGGAATCAAGATATTTTAATGAGAAAAATGCTCCATCAACTGCCGCTATCGCATCAGTTCCTGTCATAATTTCTGGCACTTGATAACGACTATCTGCATGAATTGTACTCGGTTTTCCACCATTAATTACCATGATAGTTACATCATCTATGGTGTGTTCTCGTTTCTCAACTCCCATAGAAAAATTAAATTTTCCTGCCGATGTTGGGGCCGGATAACCCCCCCAAGCTTGAGGAACAACTACTTGTATTTGTGATTGTCCAAAGCGTCCAACACTTAATAAATCAGGTGATTGTCCAGCAAATATTTCTTGTTGATCATCCATAGTAAAAGCCATACTATAACCTGCTGCCATGGCCCATTGTTTTACTCTGGCATCATATTTACCTTCTGGATAAGTAAAATAAGTAATAGGAATGCCTAATTCTTTTTCTAGTAATTGTTTAGAAATGAGAATTTCTTGAAATAATTCATCATCTGATAATTCTCGTAAATCTTTAGGATGACTAATGGTATGAGAAGCAATAGTCACTAAAGGGTCAGCCGCCATTTCTTTAAGTTGTGGCCAAGTTAAACTAGAACGGGCAGTTTTCCCCTCCATTTTTTTCAGATAAATTGAGAAAACAGCAGGATAACCATATTTTTTTAATAAGGGATAAACATATTCATAATGTCCCCCATATCCATCATCAAAAGTTAATAAAACTGGTTTATCAGGTAAGGGAATTCCTTTTTGTAAATGGGCTAATAATAAATCAGGACTAATAGGAGTTAATCCCTGTTCTTGAATATACTTAAAATGGGCTTCTAATTCTTCAGGCGTAACATCAAAAAAGACCTCTTTACGAGGGAGAATATCGTGATACATTAAGATAGGAACCTTGGCCGCTCTCGCACTATCATGAATGGTCGGATAAGGTTTAGATGGCGCATTAGCCATATCTTGGGAAGCTTGCCATAAGTCAGGGAAACTCTCAGGAGAAATGACAATTTGCTGTTGATCAACAGTTACAACAGCTTTTAAACAGTGACTGGGTAATAAAGACCCCGGTTGAAACAAGGCCGTTGATTGGGTTAGACTCTCAGAACTTGGCAGAGTTAATGATCGAGTTGATAAATCAGACTTGACAAAATCACAATTTTGTGGTATGGAAGAAGTATTAGAATCTAATTTAGGATTATAAGTAGCATTATTGACGTGAACATAGCCAAAGATAGTGACCCCAGATAGGGCAATAATCAAGCCAGTGCTACTGTATAAGATAGGTTTAACCGAACGAGAGGATTGAGGAAAAGAAGGCATAGGAGGTATCTCACTGTTAGTCGAGGGTATAAACGGATGACTGTTAATAATTTATGGGAAGAAGCAAGAATTAGCTACCTTATCCCATAGAATGCTGTCCATAAAATTTTTGTATATAATAAGCAGACATACATAGAATAAAATCTGTGTGTGTAGGATGAGGAGGAGTTGGGATAGTATAATCCCTGGATTTATGAACCAATCAACAAAGCAAGCAACCCCCGTAAAGGAATTACCCCTTTACCATCAATGGACCCAAAAGCTAAGTCATTTTCCTTGGCAAGTGTGGGCCCTCAGCTTAATTGTGGTATCAGGAACCGTTGGTTTTACTGCCACCTCCCTCCTATTGAGACTGCCAAAATCTCCTCAATGTGTCCGAATGTTTTGGCCCATTGCCTCAGCCTCAACTCGTTTATATTGCGCTCAACTTGAAGCAGATAAAGGAACTGTAGATAGTTTACTGCAAGCGATTAAATTAGTAGAAGCCTTACCCTCTGACCATCCTCTACGGCACGATATTAACCGATTAGTAGAAGAGTGGGCCGTATCTATTTTAGATATGGCTGAAGAAAAATTTCAAGACGGAAAACTAGAACAAGCTATTGAGATCGCCCGTAAAATTCCCGCTAACGTTCAAGTGTATCGAGTTGTTAACGAAAGAATTGAAAAGTGGCGCGGTATTTGGGAAGATGGGGAAGAAATTTTTGCCCAAGTAGAAGAAGAATTACGTGAATCTAACTGGAATCAGGCATTTAGAGAAGCGGTTAAACTATTAAGTATTGAGAATACTTATTGGGCAACAAATAAATACGATGATACTATTAAACAAATTCAATTAGCCCAAGAAGAAAGTAGTCAACTGGATACAGCTTATCAAATATTGCGTCGAGGAGGCATTGATAACTGGTTAGCCGCAATCACCGAAGCTGAGAAAATCTCTCCTAAGAGTTACGCTCATCGAGAAGCGCAAAATTTGATTACTAAAGCCAAAGATAAGATTGTTGACTACATAGATGGATTGGTTAATAATCGTAGCTGGCAGGCTCTTTTAGATACCGTAGAGAGATTACCTGAAACCCTATCTTTAAGTGATTATGTCAATGATTGGAAAACTTTAGCCAGCGCAGGGTTAGAAGCTGATCAGGGAACTGTAGAAAATCTCAAAACAGCCGTTACCACCCTACAAGAAATTGAGTCTGAACGTCCTCTATACGAAAAAGCCCAAGAATTAGTCACTCGTTGGACAGTTGAGATAGAAGATGTGGCCCATCTCGAAAAAGCGCGTAATTTAGCCCAAGGAGGCTCAATCAACGAATTAAATGGAGCGATCGCCTCAGCCCAATTAATTGCTTCAGCTAACCCTCGTTATCAAGAAGCGCAAAAAGAAATTCGAGATTGGACTTATAAAATTCAACTAATTGAAGATCAACCTGTATTAGATCAGGCAAGAGATCTATCCCGTAGTGATACTATCCCAGCTTTAACAGAGGCGATCGCCCAAGCTCAACAAATTGGCAAAAATCGGGCCTTGTCTGGGGAAGCTCAACAAGAGATCCGCAAATGGCGTTTTAGTATTGAGACACAAGAAGATCAACCCTTACTCGATCAGGCGATCTCCCTGGGCAACAGCAGAGACTACGAGTCCGCCATTCGTGCCGCTCAACAAATTAGACAAGGAAAATCTTTGTACCAAGAAGCTCAAACCAAAATCGGACAATGGCGACGAGAAACTCGCGCTCAAAGAAATCTGCAAGAAGCTTATTTAATAGCGGATGCAAGAACCCCCCAAGCCTTAGTATCAGCCATCTCTGTTGTGCGCAGAATTCCTTCCTCAACGGATGCGAGTAGTCAAGTGCAACAAGCTTTAAACCGTTGGGCTTATCAACTCCTTTCTATCGCTCAAGATCAGGCTAATCGTGCTTTATTGCAAGAAGCGATCAATCTTGCTCGCATGGTTCCGGCTGAAAGTACGGCTTATCAATCAGCGATCGCACAAATTGATATCTGGAAAAAGTTACTACAACCTGCCGTGACTCAACCTTTACCCCAGTCTTCTCAATCTAATCCTTTAGTAGAGACTAATTATAACAATTATGGCGGATTTAATCAGCAAAATTAATTACCAAAAATTCGTAGGGGCGGGTTTTTTACATCAATTAATGATTCTCACAAAAAACTAGATCAACCCGCCGGAGGCTGTAAAATTAATCAATGAATACAGGCTAAAGCCTTATTCTATAAGAACAAAGGCTGTCTACACAGCCTAATTCTAATATCCATTGTCAATTATCCATTGATAATATCACCCTTAAAACCATGAAAGTTTCTAAAACAAAGCAAAGTCGCTGGATCTATACCACCTTAATTTTAATGGTATTAGCTCTGATTTCTTTTTCTATTCTGCCCTTAGTCAGTAGTATTGTACAAGCTCGTCAACCGGATAATTCTGGTTTAATGGCCACAGAAAAAGCTAGATTAGACAATGAAGTGTTAGGTTATCAATTGGTTTTAGAACGAGAACCAGATAACCCTAATGCGTTGCAAGGACTTCTGGAAGCAAAACTCAGACAAGGAAATCTCTCAGGCGCGATCGCCCCTTTAGAAAGATTAGCTCAAATTAAAGCTCAACAGCCCGATTATGGCATTTTATTAGCCCAAGCCAAACAACAACTCAAAGATTATGAAGGGGCGATTATTGCTTATCAGGGAATTTTAGCAGCTAATCCTGGAGAAATTCGGGCTTTAAAGGGAATGGTAGATCTGTTAATATCACAAAATCGCTCTCAAGATGCGGTTAATCTGGTGCAAAATACCCTTAACCAAGTATTACAAGAACAGTCTAATAATCCCCAAGGGACTAGCGCATTTAATCTTACCTCCCTTCAATTACTGTTAGGGGAGATTTATACTCAAAAAAATCGCTATGATGCAGCTACGACAATCTACAATCAAGCCATAAAAGCTGATCCTAATGATTTTCGTCCTATTTTAGCCAAAGCCATGCTCCAACGACAACAGGGGAAAGAAACCGAAGCTCAAACTCTGTTAAAACAGGCGATTGTTTTGGCCCCTGTGTCCTATAAAGAACAAATTAAAGCGATCGCCTTAGAAAAACCCCAGATTACAAGTCAACCCTCAATCGATAAATGATCGGCCGTACCTAACCCCCAACAACCTCCATATATTGACTTTCGAGTAAAAAAGTTCCTTGAGGAAAGTGAACTCCCCAATAACCCCCCGGACGGCGATCCATAACGGTTCCTTCTGCCCCAATGTCTAAAATATCGGCCGGGCGCAGCATGGGCATAGGATCAGCCGTTTTTAGGTAAGGGGGTTGAGTAAGGAGACGAATAATACTACCTACAGCAATTTCTGTTTTATTCATATGGTTTGTCAAATTTGTTGATTAATTCTTTCAATGTACCCGTTGAGCCAATCTCTTTCTCCAAAGTCCAATCAATACAATCCCTTAATTTTTCAGCTAATTCCTTCACATGAGGTTTTTTCAAGAGAGAGATGTGATCTGCGTACACATAGTGAAACTTTAATCCTTTAGTCATTAAAGAACCCCAACCAATTTTAGCATTCCAATATTGATTTTGGTGCTTATCTTCTTGATTAGTTGAAAATACAAGAACTTGACCTGGGTAGGATAGTGGCACGTAATTATTGTAAGCCTGTAAATGCGCTATTTTAATAGATTGGGGCGTTTCAGGCTGGATAGCTCGTTCAAAATCTTTATTAGGCTTTTGACTCATTATCTTTTTAATCTTTTTCAAAAGATAAGTAGGACCAATTTGGAAAAGGAGTACTAAGTGATGAAACAACTTCTCCTTTATAGATATTGGTTTATAATATGGTATAGGATCGAAAAAAACTAGCAGAGCTACTTTCTGGTTTTTCGTGAGAAGTTGTTGAGCTATTTCAAAGGCAACTAAGCTTCCAAAACAGTAGCCTCCTAGAAAATAAGGACCTTCTGGTTGTATGGTAAAAATTTCTTCCAGATAATGAGTAGCCATATCTTCTATACAACTATAAGGTTTCTGTTGACCATCTACACCTTTAGCTTGTAATCCATAAAAAGGCTGATCTGAACCCAGTTCATTAGCTAAAGGATAAAAGTTGAGAATATTTCCGCCACCCCCGTGTACGCAAAAGAACGGAGGTTTACTTCCATTTGGCTGAATTGGTATTAAGGCAGACCATGGCAGGGATTTTCCTTTCTGCTGCACAAGATTGGCCAATTCTTCAACAGTTGGGGCTTGGAAAAGAGTGGCTAAGGGCAGGGTTTTGGCCATAGTCTTCTCAATTTGGGCTAATAGCTTGACCGCCAGCAGGGAGTGTCCTCCCAGGTCAAAGAAATTATCCTTCACGCCGATGGGCTGGATGTCCAGAACTTTTTCCCAAATTTTGGTCAGTTGCAGTTCTACTTCATCCCTTGGAGCAACAAAATTTTGTTGTATCAAGGTTGTCCAATCGACTTTAGGTAAAGATTTTAAATCAATTTTTCCACTAGCAGTAAGTGGAAAAGAATCCAAGCAAACAAAAGCTGAAGGAATTTGATAATGAGGTAATCTTTCCTTTAAAAATTCTCTTAATTGTTGAGGATAAATATTCTGATTATTAATAGGGACAAAATAAGATACTATTTTCTTATCTTCTAAGGTATTTTCTTGAGTAATTACTAATGTTTGTTTGATTTTAGGATGTTCTTTTAAATTTGCTTCTATTTCTCCTAACTCTATCCGAAAACCTCTGATCTTAACCATTAAATCTTTTCGGCTTACGATTTCTAAGTAACCATCTGAATTGATTCTACCCAAATCACCAGTAAGATAAATACGAGAGTCTTTATCATTAGGAACTGGTAAAAATTTTTCTTTTGTTAATTGGGGATTTTGCCAATAACCAGGGGAAAGATAACTACTTTTAACAGCTATTTCTCCTACTTCATTAACGTCTAAATTTTGTCCTTGTTCATCCAAAATTTTAACTTCTTTTATTGGATAACCAGCAGGAATAATCTTACTAGATATCAAACTATTACGTTGTAAGTAAATGATAGCTATACCATTAGTTTCTGATGAACCATAACCATGCTTTAAAATACAATTACTAGAAACTTTTTGCCAAAACCTTTCTACTTCTTTTGTGTATAATTTATCTGTTACAATCATTATTTGACGAAGGCAAGAAAAAAATGTGGTTTTGTCAAGACTATCTATTAATTGATAAAATACTTGGCTAGTACATATAAAATAGTTAATCTTGTTTTCTTGTAACCAATCTTTTAAAGGAAAATGTGCTAATTTTGAAAAGTTATAAGTAACTAAAGTACCACCATTTAATAAACAAGTTAAGATAGCATTAAGCGATCCTGAAAAACTATAGTTGAGTAAAGTTGTCAAACTATCACCTACTTGTATCTTATCTTTATTGCTAGTATTATAGATATGATCAAGATAAAAAGAATGAGTAGTAATTATACCTTTGGGTTTACCTGTTGAACCAGAGGTAAAAACAAGACTAGCTATAGCATTTGGAGCAATAAAAAATCCCAAATTATCCTCATTTATATAAGGGTTTAAAGTATCTATATTAATTATGTTGATATTATTTTCCGCTAAGTTATTGGCTAATGTTAAGTTGTTGAAGTTGGTAATTATTAACTTTGCTTTGCTTTCATCACAAATAATTTTTAATCGCTCTTGAGGTGATTGAGAATCTAAAATAGTATAAAAATTTCTTGT
This window encodes:
- a CDS encoding tetratricopeptide repeat protein, with translation MKVSKTKQSRWIYTTLILMVLALISFSILPLVSSIVQARQPDNSGLMATEKARLDNEVLGYQLVLEREPDNPNALQGLLEAKLRQGNLSGAIAPLERLAQIKAQQPDYGILLAQAKQQLKDYEGAIIAYQGILAANPGEIRALKGMVDLLISQNRSQDAVNLVQNTLNQVLQEQSNNPQGTSAFNLTSLQLLLGEIYTQKNRYDAATTIYNQAIKADPNDFRPILAKAMLQRQQGKETEAQTLLKQAIVLAPVSYKEQIKAIALEKPQITSQPSIDK
- a CDS encoding AMP-binding protein; protein product: MKQIIEFSKQEIEGSISDRFEKVANFCSQQIAIKTENETINYENLNKKANQLARSILKDYHLENQSTIILLDHEISIITSILAILKTRNFYTILDSQSPQERLKIICDESKAKLIITNFNNLTLANNLAENNINIINIDTLNPYINEDNLGFFIAPNAIASLVFTSGSTGKPKGIITTHSFYLDHIYNTSNKDKIQVGDSLTTLLNYSFSGSLNAILTCLLNGGTLVTYNFSKLAHFPLKDWLQENKINYFICTSQVFYQLIDSLDKTTFFSCLRQIMIVTDKLYTKEVERFWQKVSSNCILKHGYGSSETNGIAIIYLQRNSLISSKIIPAGYPIKEVKILDEQGQNLDVNEVGEIAVKSSYLSPGYWQNPQLTKEKFLPVPNDKDSRIYLTGDLGRINSDGYLEIVSRKDLMVKIRGFRIELGEIEANLKEHPKIKQTLVITQENTLEDKKIVSYFVPINNQNIYPQQLREFLKERLPHYQIPSAFVCLDSFPLTASGKIDLKSLPKVDWTTLIQQNFVAPRDEVELQLTKIWEKVLDIQPIGVKDNFFDLGGHSLLAVKLLAQIEKTMAKTLPLATLFQAPTVEELANLVQQKGKSLPWSALIPIQPNGSKPPFFCVHGGGGNILNFYPLANELGSDQPFYGLQAKGVDGQQKPYSCIEDMATHYLEEIFTIQPEGPYFLGGYCFGSLVAFEIAQQLLTKNQKVALLVFFDPIPYYKPISIKEKLFHHLVLLFQIGPTYLLKKIKKIMSQKPNKDFERAIQPETPQSIKIAHLQAYNNYVPLSYPGQVLVFSTNQEDKHQNQYWNAKIGWGSLMTKGLKFHYVYADHISLLKKPHVKELAEKLRDCIDWTLEKEIGSTGTLKELINKFDKPYE
- a CDS encoding polysaccharide deacetylase family protein codes for the protein MPSFPQSSRSVKPILYSSTGLIIALSGVTIFGYVHVNNATYNPKLDSNTSSIPQNCDFVKSDLSTRSLTLPSSESLTQSTALFQPGSLLPSHCLKAVVTVDQQQIVISPESFPDLWQASQDMANAPSKPYPTIHDSARAAKVPILMYHDILPRKEVFFDVTPEELEAHFKYIQEQGLTPISPDLLLAHLQKGIPLPDKPVLLTFDDGYGGHYEYVYPLLKKYGYPAVFSIYLKKMEGKTARSSLTWPQLKEMAADPLVTIASHTISHPKDLRELSDDELFQEILISKQLLEKELGIPITYFTYPEGKYDARVKQWAMAAGYSMAFTMDDQQEIFAGQSPDLLSVGRFGQSQIQVVVPQAWGGYPAPTSAGKFNFSMGVEKREHTIDDVTIMVINGGKPSTIHADSRYQVPEIMTGTDAIAAVDGAFFSLKYLDSNVMIGPVMSQGKEFVPGNASENPRLNGRPLVLITDKWVKFIPFDANIHNTLEGIQAESYDGELIKDLFVGAAWLVKNSQAQPAENFGNLFDFDVARHRAFWGIHQSGQPMIGVTKDMVDSIKLGKILQKLGFRDAIMLDSGASTSLAFEGKSVVEYTPRPVPHIVILSPPLSTILETKEAQ
- a CDS encoding flavin prenyltransferase UbiX, encoding MKKPLILGISGASGLIYAVRALKFLLEADYTIEVVASKGTYMVWQAEQGVRMPPEPDVQAAFWREQAGVPHQGKLSCHRWGDVGAAIASGSFRTLGMVILPCSMSTVAKLATGLSSDLLERAADVQIKEGRPLIIVPRETPLSVIHLRNLTTLAEAGVRIVPAIPAWYHNPQTIEDLVDFVVARTLDQLDIDCVPLQRWEGH
- a CDS encoding SGNH/GDSL hydrolase family protein, encoding MPKLKKLGENILLGLGGVIFALAVGEITLRVMDISYPSFYQVDEYRGHALIPGISGLWTHEGNGFVSVNQDGLRDQEHTKEKPPNTFRIAILGDSFAEAIQVNAEQTFWSILKKELPNCQVINGRKVEVINFGVGDYGTAQELMTLRHKVKAYSPDLVILAIFTGNDIINNSKTLSPPDRFSPFLIKKDNKFVMDLSFKDTDTYKWRNSLPRKIIFSIVNNSRLLQVINEARIALKNNNITKQQNSQAENIVNSLDFTPELYKNPVDKNWAEAWETTEELVKMIGQETQQSGAIFLGFTLSNPAQVYPDKTIRDQYLTKAGIKDEFYPDKRLKQLGEKEELKIINLAPIIQGYADQNKSFLHGFDNTVLGSGHWNELGHEVAGQIMSDQVCEMLEE
- a CDS encoding HEAT repeat domain-containing protein; this encodes MQSDDDLSTIDSGEQFDDPLDHLESIDSDVPVPDPEVMLPLLTDDSPSQRMLAARAFCELQDERAIPALIQLLKDACPLVRVSSAYALGRNTSSEAVEALIDLLQTDWNGYVRKGIVWALGNGCDRRTLSPLIHALKTDISAVRLWAASSLAQIAKLEYEDVIATIPPLIEGLRRDSVAAVRSNCAWAIGQLCRELPSNVVYATAIDALLEALVEDEDLGVKEDAKNALLRVGDARGLQMIEDLEFEGLI
- the sipA gene encoding regulatory protein SipA, with product MNKTEIAVGSIIRLLTQPPYLKTADPMPMLRPADILDIGAEGTVMDRRPGGYWGVHFPQGTFLLESQYMEVVGG
- a CDS encoding chromosome segregation ATPase, with protein sequence MNQSTKQATPVKELPLYHQWTQKLSHFPWQVWALSLIVVSGTVGFTATSLLLRLPKSPQCVRMFWPIASASTRLYCAQLEADKGTVDSLLQAIKLVEALPSDHPLRHDINRLVEEWAVSILDMAEEKFQDGKLEQAIEIARKIPANVQVYRVVNERIEKWRGIWEDGEEIFAQVEEELRESNWNQAFREAVKLLSIENTYWATNKYDDTIKQIQLAQEESSQLDTAYQILRRGGIDNWLAAITEAEKISPKSYAHREAQNLITKAKDKIVDYIDGLVNNRSWQALLDTVERLPETLSLSDYVNDWKTLASAGLEADQGTVENLKTAVTTLQEIESERPLYEKAQELVTRWTVEIEDVAHLEKARNLAQGGSINELNGAIASAQLIASANPRYQEAQKEIRDWTYKIQLIEDQPVLDQARDLSRSDTIPALTEAIAQAQQIGKNRALSGEAQQEIRKWRFSIETQEDQPLLDQAISLGNSRDYESAIRAAQQIRQGKSLYQEAQTKIGQWRRETRAQRNLQEAYLIADARTPQALVSAISVVRRIPSSTDASSQVQQALNRWAYQLLSIAQDQANRALLQEAINLARMVPAESTAYQSAIAQIDIWKKLLQPAVTQPLPQSSQSNPLVETNYNNYGGFNQQN